A region of Novipirellula aureliae DNA encodes the following proteins:
- a CDS encoding polysaccharide biosynthesis/export family protein — MSIHTTIKRLLRLWLLMLMILGHVALCRNGNGQSIGCAQTRCDAAIGDGAGCGGACHSCMMGVDCQDGCGGESRWSDFRPMSFSSYGPGGYAGPSRLAHLNEYRLRPGDAVEVFYLITRMQPSGMYRLTPGDSILIESLTNEELTRGTLENGLTIQPDGTVSVRLLGPIRAAGMSVTQFKEALNEAYLELYDKPDIDVTPIETNRLAEDIRAAVGGQSGFNQQSVRVVVMPDGMIRLPGIGAVNVQGFSLSEMKREINLRYAQIVVGLEVEPLLDSQAPHYVHVLGQVGTPNRIEIDAPTTVLGAIATAGGHLPTANMRQVVIFRRAEDWRLISTMLDLQGAVFGRRPSPADEIWVRDGDVIIVPERPIVRFDNWVQQVFTNGIYGVIPPGIQFDVSQ, encoded by the coding sequence ATGTCCATCCATACCACCATAAAACGATTGCTGAGATTGTGGTTGTTGATGCTTATGATACTGGGCCATGTTGCATTGTGTCGCAATGGGAACGGTCAATCGATCGGTTGTGCCCAAACTCGATGCGATGCGGCGATAGGTGATGGGGCGGGATGTGGCGGAGCTTGCCACTCATGCATGATGGGCGTCGATTGCCAAGACGGATGTGGTGGCGAATCGCGATGGAGCGATTTCCGGCCGATGTCATTTAGTTCCTATGGCCCCGGCGGATATGCCGGGCCCTCACGGCTGGCACACCTCAATGAGTATCGGCTGCGACCTGGGGATGCGGTCGAAGTTTTCTACTTGATTACTCGAATGCAACCTTCAGGCATGTACCGGTTGACGCCTGGCGATTCGATTTTGATCGAATCGCTGACCAACGAAGAATTGACTCGTGGAACCTTAGAAAACGGTTTGACGATCCAGCCCGACGGGACCGTGTCGGTTCGCTTGCTCGGACCGATACGGGCTGCAGGGATGTCGGTGACTCAGTTTAAGGAGGCTCTCAACGAAGCTTACTTGGAATTGTACGACAAGCCCGACATCGACGTGACGCCGATTGAGACCAATCGATTGGCTGAGGATATCCGTGCAGCGGTTGGCGGGCAAAGTGGTTTTAATCAGCAATCGGTGCGTGTGGTTGTGATGCCCGACGGCATGATTCGCTTACCAGGAATCGGTGCCGTCAACGTTCAGGGGTTTTCGCTCAGCGAAATGAAACGCGAAATCAACTTGCGTTACGCCCAGATCGTCGTCGGTCTGGAGGTGGAGCCCCTTTTGGATTCCCAGGCACCTCACTACGTTCATGTGCTTGGGCAGGTCGGCACACCGAACCGAATCGAGATCGATGCGCCAACCACCGTTCTCGGCGCGATCGCGACCGCAGGTGGTCACTTACCGACCGCAAATATGCGGCAAGTGGTCATTTTTCGGCGTGCCGAAGATTGGCGTCTTATCTCCACAATGCTCGATTTGCAGGGAGCCGTGTTTGGTAGAAGGCCTTCGCCCGCAGATGAAATATGGGTGCGTGATGGAGACGTGATCATCGTCCCCGAAAGACCCATTGTCCGCTTCGACAACTGGGTCCAGCAGGTCTTTACCAATGGGATTTACGGCGTCATTCCTCCCGGCATTCAGTTTGACGTCAGCCAATAA
- a CDS encoding rhodanese-like domain-containing protein — protein MQTNEELPLELDVHAVAEKLQRNDDFLLLDVREPSEYTMAKIDGSVLLPMSELAGRAGELDPHQARLIVVHCHHGGRSLQVTHALRASGFSRVQNMAGGIDQWSLQIDASVPRY, from the coding sequence ATGCAAACCAACGAAGAACTCCCACTTGAACTTGATGTCCACGCGGTCGCGGAAAAGCTTCAACGCAACGACGACTTTCTGCTACTCGACGTTCGTGAACCGAGCGAGTACACGATGGCAAAGATCGATGGCAGCGTGTTGTTGCCAATGAGTGAACTGGCAGGCCGTGCCGGTGAACTCGATCCACACCAGGCTCGATTGATCGTGGTGCATTGCCACCACGGCGGCCGCAGCTTGCAGGTCACTCACGCGCTCCGCGCAAGCGGCTTCAGCCGAGTTCAAAACATGGCGGGTGGTATTGACCAATGGAGTCTACAAATCGATGCATCGGTGCCGAGGTACTAA
- a CDS encoding DUF4912 domain-containing protein, translating to MIKTADLKAQTRRELAELAKNYGVEGWHGMRKDDLVTAISKVQRQMRRKSTPSKSATAAKSPASKAKATSASKGRSKAGKNSKAASSKTEVAYKSTAKSTAKSTAATSKRPQSTAKERSLAKPTPSKSAQIAAARARKAAINAKRNEEFIASKEEKERISAKTARIRAQMRSRHETMQRHRDLSTGTLIAGAAVANGTIRSKSDESHHDRVVLLVRDSYWLQATWEITRASVQRAESSLAERWHSAKPTLRLMLVGDVTNNQAEVVARDIPIHGGVNNWYIDVDEPMSRFRVLIGYLSETGDFYTLCRSNVVETPQPGQCDRLDEHWSDIAEDYERIYSLSGGYDSDEGDLKEVFEDRLQRSMPSRGDQGQMVADPSLLRQTKLPFKVDAELIVFGKTTPGATVSIAERPVKLQSDGSFTLRLELPDKRQVLPITAESRDGMRQRTTVIAIERNTKVMETVEIDDRF from the coding sequence GTGATCAAAACCGCAGACCTAAAGGCTCAGACGAGGCGTGAACTCGCCGAACTGGCAAAGAATTACGGTGTTGAAGGCTGGCATGGCATGCGGAAGGACGATTTGGTTACTGCCATTTCAAAGGTCCAGCGGCAAATGCGGCGAAAATCGACTCCATCCAAATCGGCGACCGCTGCGAAATCTCCTGCGTCCAAGGCGAAGGCCACGTCGGCGTCAAAAGGCCGTTCGAAGGCTGGAAAAAACTCAAAAGCGGCGTCTTCGAAGACCGAAGTGGCCTATAAATCCACGGCTAAATCCACGGCTAAATCCACTGCGGCGACGTCAAAAAGGCCCCAATCGACCGCAAAAGAGCGGAGCCTTGCAAAGCCGACCCCGAGTAAATCGGCACAAATTGCGGCGGCCCGAGCTCGAAAAGCAGCGATCAACGCGAAACGAAATGAAGAATTTATAGCCTCCAAAGAAGAGAAAGAACGGATATCGGCAAAAACGGCACGGATCCGCGCTCAAATGCGAAGTCGCCATGAAACGATGCAGCGGCACCGCGATCTATCAACCGGTACGCTGATAGCCGGGGCCGCTGTCGCCAACGGAACCATTCGCTCAAAGTCGGATGAATCTCATCACGACCGAGTCGTGCTGCTTGTCCGCGATTCCTATTGGCTCCAAGCCACCTGGGAAATCACACGGGCAAGCGTTCAACGTGCAGAATCCTCGCTAGCCGAAAGATGGCATTCCGCGAAACCAACCCTGCGGTTGATGTTGGTCGGTGATGTGACGAACAATCAAGCGGAAGTCGTCGCTCGCGACATTCCGATTCATGGGGGTGTCAACAACTGGTACATCGATGTGGATGAACCGATGTCGCGGTTCCGAGTTCTGATCGGTTACCTAAGCGAAACAGGCGATTTTTATACGCTATGCCGAAGCAATGTCGTCGAAACCCCGCAACCCGGCCAATGCGACCGACTCGACGAGCACTGGAGTGATATTGCCGAAGATTACGAGCGGATTTACTCCCTAAGTGGTGGTTACGATTCGGATGAGGGTGACTTGAAAGAAGTTTTCGAGGACCGTTTACAGCGTTCAATGCCGTCACGTGGAGACCAAGGCCAAATGGTGGCCGACCCTAGCCTGCTGCGGCAAACCAAGCTGCCTTTCAAAGTTGATGCGGAGCTAATCGTTTTTGGCAAAACGACCCCCGGGGCAACCGTTAGCATTGCCGAACGGCCTGTCAAACTACAAAGCGACGGATCGTTTACGCTCCGATTGGAACTGCCCGACAAACGCCAAGTGTTGCCGATCACAGCGGAAAGCCGCGATGGGATGCGGCAACGGACCACGGTGATCGCGATTGAACGTAATACCAAAGTGATGGAAACCGTCGAGATCGATGACCGCTTTTAG
- a CDS encoding type I phosphomannose isomerase catalytic subunit has product MPPYPLVFKPLLKQTIWGGRLLGERLGKSIGDDTNYAESWEIVDHGQDQSVVESGPLAGKSLHELLTHHRRWLVGGKDASPSNALANDNVLESDGIQSNRFPLLLKYLDCNRVLSVQVHPSDDYGLKMSVPDRGKTEAWFVVDAKPDSVIYAGLKEGVTASELRQAIHAGQTEQVLHQFHPTPGDCVFIPAGTVHAIGAGVLIAEIQQASNTTFRLFDWDRTDADGNSRPLHIEESFDVIDFAGGPVKPIHFDPSLADWQTLVECDKFRLRAVQNANVLVGDDDQFHILTVPQGTASLNTKRQSIEMTTGTSLLLPAAHDEVELQVGSDSIVLEMS; this is encoded by the coding sequence ATCCCGCCGTACCCACTCGTATTCAAACCACTCCTCAAACAAACGATCTGGGGAGGCCGACTACTCGGTGAGCGACTCGGGAAATCGATCGGTGACGATACCAATTATGCCGAGAGTTGGGAAATCGTCGACCATGGGCAAGACCAAAGTGTCGTTGAATCAGGGCCTTTAGCGGGAAAATCGCTACATGAGCTGCTGACCCATCACCGTCGTTGGCTTGTGGGAGGAAAGGATGCGTCGCCAAGCAATGCCTTAGCGAATGACAATGTACTCGAAAGTGACGGGATACAAAGCAATCGATTTCCGCTCTTGCTGAAGTATCTCGATTGTAATCGCGTTCTGTCGGTCCAAGTACACCCTTCGGACGATTATGGCTTAAAAATGTCGGTGCCTGATCGCGGCAAGACCGAAGCGTGGTTTGTCGTCGACGCCAAGCCCGATTCGGTCATCTATGCGGGCCTAAAAGAGGGCGTGACCGCTAGCGAATTGCGACAAGCGATCCATGCGGGACAAACCGAGCAGGTGTTGCATCAATTCCACCCTACGCCAGGTGATTGCGTGTTTATTCCTGCCGGAACCGTCCACGCCATCGGTGCGGGGGTGTTGATTGCTGAGATCCAACAAGCGAGCAATACGACGTTTAGGCTTTTTGATTGGGATCGAACGGATGCCGATGGAAATTCGCGCCCCTTGCATATCGAAGAAAGCTTTGATGTTATCGATTTCGCAGGTGGACCCGTTAAACCCATCCATTTTGACCCGTCTCTTGCCGATTGGCAAACGCTCGTTGAATGTGACAAATTTCGTTTGCGAGCGGTGCAAAATGCAAACGTTTTGGTCGGAGATGACGATCAATTTCACATTTTGACCGTTCCTCAAGGGACCGCGTCGTTGAACACCAAACGGCAGTCGATCGAAATGACCACTGGCACGTCGCTGCTCTTGCCCGCAGCCCATGACGAGGTCGAGCTTCAGGTGGGCAGCGACAGCATCGTATTGGAAATGTCGTGA
- the rho gene encoding transcription termination factor Rho: MAKKQRSSNSSSNRGRSGPGNNNGPQSNNGGNNGSGGGKNRSRRRRRPSGGGSQNGQPNANGEPADFASDAPLEENVGILELHPNGYGFIRSPENNYSRERSDAFVPGTMIEKFGLRQGVMLTAMVQQARRQQGPRVREILDVDGLTPEKYIDVKEFDSLTAINPEQWLKLECGREPLTNRVIDLLAPLGRGQRALIVAPPRSGKTVMLQNIAQGIYQNHPDVKLIVLLVDERPEEVTDMRRSVHGGEVIASSLDMDVESHVRLSQLVIDRARRLAEMGQDVFLLLDSITRLARAFNKWVGRGGRGGATMTGGLDIKAMDIPKKLFATARAFDEGGSLTIAGTALVDTNSRMDEAIFQEFKGTGNMELVLDRRLADRRVWPSIDISQSGTRREELLLDEETLEAVTMLRRTLSSMHPCDAMEQLTKQLSRFESNEEFIKLISGAKTSL, translated from the coding sequence ATGGCTAAAAAACAGCGCAGCAGTAACAGTAGTAGTAATCGTGGCCGAAGCGGCCCGGGCAACAACAATGGCCCGCAAAGCAATAATGGTGGCAACAACGGTAGTGGCGGTGGGAAAAACCGCAGTCGCCGACGACGCCGCCCAAGTGGCGGTGGAAGTCAAAATGGGCAACCCAATGCGAATGGCGAACCCGCCGATTTCGCTAGCGATGCTCCACTTGAAGAAAACGTCGGAATCTTAGAACTGCATCCCAACGGTTACGGTTTCATACGAAGCCCCGAGAACAATTATTCTCGTGAACGAAGCGACGCCTTCGTCCCCGGCACGATGATCGAAAAGTTCGGCTTACGGCAAGGCGTCATGCTGACGGCGATGGTTCAGCAAGCCCGTCGCCAACAAGGACCACGGGTCCGCGAAATCTTGGATGTCGATGGACTGACCCCCGAAAAATACATCGACGTCAAAGAATTTGACTCGCTGACTGCAATCAACCCCGAGCAGTGGCTGAAACTCGAATGTGGCCGTGAACCACTCACGAACCGCGTCATCGACCTGTTGGCACCACTCGGCCGCGGGCAACGCGCTCTGATCGTTGCCCCCCCACGAAGCGGCAAAACAGTGATGCTACAAAACATTGCCCAGGGGATTTATCAAAATCACCCCGATGTGAAACTAATCGTTCTGTTGGTGGATGAACGGCCCGAAGAAGTCACCGACATGCGACGCAGTGTCCATGGTGGCGAAGTCATCGCCAGTAGCTTGGATATGGACGTGGAAAGCCACGTCAGACTTAGCCAATTGGTCATCGACCGGGCTCGGCGTTTAGCAGAAATGGGCCAAGATGTGTTCTTGCTGCTCGACTCGATCACGCGACTTGCCCGAGCATTCAACAAATGGGTTGGACGCGGCGGACGTGGCGGGGCAACAATGACCGGCGGATTGGATATCAAAGCGATGGACATCCCCAAGAAACTGTTCGCCACCGCACGAGCGTTTGACGAAGGTGGTTCGCTTACCATCGCGGGAACCGCTTTGGTCGATACCAACAGCCGCATGGACGAAGCAATCTTCCAAGAATTCAAGGGAACCGGCAACATGGAGCTGGTTCTTGATCGACGACTAGCCGATCGCCGTGTTTGGCCGTCGATTGACATCAGCCAAAGTGGGACGCGACGCGAAGAACTGTTGCTCGACGAAGAAACCCTCGAAGCCGTCACCATGCTGAGGCGGACACTCAGCAGCATGCATCCCTGTGATGCCATGGAGCAATTGACGAAGCAGCTAAGCCGGTTCGAGTCAAACGAAGAGTTCATCAAACTGATCAGCGGTGCGAAAACCAGTTTGTAG
- a CDS encoding phosphoribosyl-ATP diphosphatase — protein MPHSLDPLARLMQTLTERAEKRPTGSYTTKLLEGGTAKIGKKICEEANELIEAADEPGDAGREHFIYEAGDLLFHTLVLLAHKSVNLEEVAAELARREGTSGLTEKANREKKN, from the coding sequence ATGCCCCATTCTCTCGATCCACTCGCACGTTTAATGCAAACGCTGACCGAACGGGCCGAAAAACGTCCAACGGGTTCCTATACGACCAAGCTATTGGAGGGTGGGACTGCAAAAATCGGCAAGAAAATCTGCGAAGAAGCGAATGAATTGATCGAGGCCGCCGACGAACCAGGCGATGCAGGCCGCGAGCATTTCATTTACGAGGCGGGCGATTTGCTGTTCCATACGCTCGTCTTACTTGCCCATAAATCAGTCAATTTAGAGGAAGTTGCCGCTGAACTTGCCCGTCGAGAGGGCACCTCAGGCTTAACGGAGAAAGCAAACCGAGAGAAAAAAAACTGA
- the hisG gene encoding ATP phosphoribosyltransferase: METENHLRIGLPSKGRLCDVATELLMSAGLQFRRQSRGLFARVSGLPIDLIFLRTDDIPTLCAEGAIDMGITGSDLVEEAGADIQLRMKLGVGRCRLAICVPDDSPIQSASELDGKRIATSFPEVTRRYLSTHGANAHLVSLTGSVEVMIQLGVADAIVDLVETGSTLAANRLRIFDEIGSYETVLIQNDHCRDQVTADRVVRRLEGVVIARDYSLLEYNVLRTKLPEAEAITPGFDSPTINALEDEAWCSVRVMVKRKSVIEAMEKLERLGASAIFETTLSNCRL; this comes from the coding sequence TTGGAAACAGAAAACCACCTCCGAATTGGGCTGCCGAGCAAAGGCCGTCTATGCGACGTTGCCACCGAGCTATTGATGTCGGCGGGTTTACAATTCCGCCGCCAATCACGCGGACTGTTTGCTCGGGTGAGCGGATTGCCGATCGACTTGATCTTCCTGCGAACCGACGATATCCCGACGCTTTGCGCTGAAGGGGCAATTGATATGGGCATCACCGGTAGCGATTTAGTCGAAGAAGCGGGTGCCGATATCCAACTGAGAATGAAGCTTGGCGTTGGACGTTGCCGGTTGGCGATTTGTGTTCCCGATGATTCCCCCATTCAATCGGCCAGCGAGCTCGATGGAAAACGGATCGCCACCAGCTTTCCCGAAGTCACCCGGCGCTATCTATCAACGCACGGTGCCAACGCTCACTTGGTATCGCTTACGGGGTCGGTCGAAGTGATGATCCAACTAGGAGTCGCAGATGCCATTGTCGACCTGGTGGAGACCGGCAGCACATTGGCTGCGAACCGACTAAGAATTTTCGATGAGATTGGTAGCTATGAAACCGTACTGATCCAAAACGATCATTGCCGTGACCAAGTTACCGCCGACCGAGTCGTTCGGCGACTTGAAGGGGTTGTGATTGCTCGCGACTATTCGCTACTCGAATACAACGTACTGCGAACCAAATTACCCGAAGCGGAAGCGATTACTCCGGGCTTCGATTCACCGACCATCAACGCACTTGAGGACGAGGCGTGGTGTAGCGTTCGCGTCATGGTAAAACGAAAAAGCGTCATTGAAGCGATGGAAAAATTGGAGCGGCTTGGTGCTTCGGCCATTTTCGAAACCACTTTGTCGAACTGTCGCTTGTAG
- a CDS encoding RluA family pseudouridine synthase has product MRKPVCSFSFDPLPGSIPYESRRSIRVKAKFAGLTFIDFLCRYHPPIARQTWLDWIDAGDIRIDSFPVRATRVVREGDCFVHVMHDVTEPEVNGNVSVIHQDKSMLVIDKPAPLPMHASGRFSRNTLLYLLQQHYSQERLRIAHRLDANTTGVVVVCRSGEAAAFVQPQFERREVEKLYLVRATGSIAWNHYRCDLAISSSPAVGGRRRGAGGRTAIDASADAGSLPGQVLGLPARTDFEVVKRLPDNTTLLLARPLTGRTNQIRVHLWSLGFPVFGDPLYLTENKLGEQQTLTPDAQPLCLHAHRLTFCDPTSKTRKTFESEPPPWWIDGVRSHLSLGTSI; this is encoded by the coding sequence GTGCGAAAACCAGTTTGTAGTTTCAGCTTCGATCCGCTGCCCGGCAGCATTCCATACGAAAGTCGGCGTAGCATTCGCGTCAAAGCGAAATTCGCAGGCCTGACGTTCATCGATTTTCTATGCCGCTATCACCCTCCAATCGCTCGACAAACGTGGCTCGATTGGATCGATGCAGGCGATATCCGAATCGATTCGTTCCCCGTCCGAGCCACTCGGGTCGTGCGCGAAGGTGACTGCTTCGTGCATGTCATGCATGATGTTACCGAGCCCGAGGTGAATGGTAACGTATCGGTCATTCATCAAGACAAGTCAATGCTCGTCATCGATAAACCTGCACCGCTGCCGATGCATGCGAGTGGCCGGTTTAGCCGAAACACCTTGCTCTATCTGCTTCAGCAACACTATTCCCAAGAGCGGCTTCGGATCGCCCACCGACTCGACGCCAACACGACGGGTGTCGTCGTCGTGTGCCGCTCTGGCGAAGCCGCCGCTTTCGTCCAGCCCCAATTTGAACGCCGCGAAGTCGAAAAACTTTACCTGGTTCGTGCGACCGGTTCGATTGCTTGGAACCATTATCGCTGCGATTTAGCGATCAGTTCATCGCCTGCCGTTGGCGGTCGCCGTCGCGGTGCCGGTGGGCGGACGGCAATCGACGCCTCTGCCGACGCTGGATCACTCCCAGGCCAAGTGCTTGGATTGCCTGCCCGCACCGATTTTGAAGTCGTGAAGCGCTTGCCCGACAACACGACGTTACTTCTTGCCCGACCGCTGACCGGGCGGACGAACCAGATCCGTGTCCACCTCTGGTCACTTGGGTTTCCCGTTTTCGGTGACCCACTCTACCTCACGGAAAACAAACTCGGAGAGCAGCAAACACTCACACCCGATGCCCAACCGCTTTGCCTACATGCCCATCGCTTAACATTTTGCGACCCCACATCCAAAACCAGAAAGACATTCGAAAGCGAACCGCCTCCATGGTGGATCGATGGCGTGAGGAGTCACCTTTCACTTGGAACGTCGATTTAA
- the tkt gene encoding transketolase, whose amino-acid sequence MNSKASTTANDIETQAVDTIRALSMDAVQTANSGHPGTPMALAPIAYQVFNKTMNYDPAKPHWPNRDRFILSCGHASMLLYSTLHLAGVKAVDKSGKVLDELSIKREDIENFRQLGSVCAGHPEYSEAAGIETTTGPLGAGVSNSVGMAMAEKWLKANYNTDDEVLFNYNVYAICSDGDLMEGVACEAASVAGHLQLDNLCWLYDDNHITIEGDTDLAFSEDVGTRFKGLGWNVLHVDDANDRDALAAAIEKFKACHDKPTLIICRSIIGWGAPNKQNTHGAHGAPLGWDEIALAKKNYNFPPDEKFYVPEGVVENFAENVGRRGQAASKAWDDVWAKYQKAHPQKAAELQTMFDGKLPDGWDKDIPTFEASEKGDATRNSGGKVLNAIAKNVPFMIGGSADLAPSTKTNLTFEGAGQFLPRQYAGRNLHFGIREHAMAGIVNGLSLSGLRSYGSTFFVFTDYMRGGMRLSSIMHQPVWYILTHDSIGVGEDGPTHQPVEHLAACRAIPGLYVFRPGDANEVAECYRTAMQISDHPSAFTLSRQNMPTLDRTKFAAASGCSRGAYILSDCDGTPDVILMASGSELSLCVEASETLTAEGKKVRVVSMPCMELFAQQEQSYIDEVLPPAVTNRVAVEAGIRMCWDRWIGSAGKFVGMSGFGVSAPYDEVYKHFQIDAEGIAKAAKG is encoded by the coding sequence ATGAATTCCAAAGCAAGCACGACCGCCAACGACATTGAAACGCAAGCCGTCGACACCATTCGAGCCCTCAGTATGGATGCGGTTCAAACCGCTAACAGCGGCCACCCAGGCACTCCCATGGCGCTGGCTCCGATCGCTTATCAAGTCTTCAACAAGACGATGAATTACGATCCGGCCAAACCGCATTGGCCTAACCGCGATCGTTTCATTTTGTCATGTGGCCACGCGTCGATGCTGCTTTACAGTACGTTGCATTTGGCAGGTGTCAAAGCGGTCGACAAGTCGGGCAAGGTTCTCGATGAGCTATCGATCAAACGAGAAGATATCGAGAATTTTCGTCAACTCGGATCGGTCTGTGCCGGCCATCCCGAGTATTCGGAAGCAGCAGGGATTGAAACGACGACCGGGCCGCTCGGCGCGGGTGTCAGTAATTCGGTCGGTATGGCCATGGCCGAAAAATGGCTGAAGGCGAACTACAATACCGACGACGAAGTCTTGTTCAACTACAATGTTTACGCCATTTGTAGCGATGGCGATTTGATGGAAGGCGTTGCTTGTGAAGCCGCTTCGGTCGCTGGCCATTTGCAACTCGACAATCTGTGCTGGCTTTACGACGACAACCACATCACGATCGAGGGTGACACGGACTTGGCGTTCAGCGAAGACGTCGGCACTCGATTCAAAGGATTGGGTTGGAACGTTCTGCACGTGGACGATGCGAACGACCGGGATGCATTGGCTGCCGCAATCGAAAAGTTCAAGGCATGCCATGACAAACCGACCCTAATCATTTGTCGCAGCATCATTGGTTGGGGAGCCCCAAACAAGCAAAATACGCATGGAGCCCACGGGGCACCATTGGGTTGGGACGAAATCGCACTGGCCAAAAAGAACTACAATTTTCCACCCGACGAGAAATTTTATGTTCCCGAAGGCGTGGTCGAAAACTTTGCTGAAAATGTTGGCCGCCGTGGTCAAGCAGCGTCCAAGGCGTGGGACGACGTTTGGGCCAAATACCAAAAAGCCCATCCTCAGAAAGCAGCCGAACTACAAACAATGTTCGACGGTAAACTGCCCGACGGATGGGATAAGGATATCCCCACATTCGAAGCCAGCGAAAAGGGGGACGCGACCCGCAATAGCGGCGGCAAAGTCCTCAATGCGATCGCTAAAAACGTGCCTTTCATGATCGGTGGATCAGCCGACTTGGCTCCGAGTACAAAAACCAATTTGACGTTCGAAGGTGCCGGACAGTTTTTGCCTCGCCAATACGCTGGACGCAATTTGCACTTTGGTATTCGAGAACATGCGATGGCCGGAATTGTCAATGGTTTGTCGCTCTCCGGATTGCGAAGTTACGGGTCAACCTTCTTCGTCTTTACCGATTACATGCGAGGCGGCATGCGATTGAGCAGTATCATGCACCAACCGGTTTGGTACATTTTGACTCATGACTCGATTGGTGTTGGCGAAGACGGGCCAACCCACCAACCGGTTGAGCACTTGGCTGCTTGTCGCGCGATCCCCGGTTTGTATGTTTTTCGGCCTGGTGACGCCAACGAGGTGGCCGAGTGCTATCGGACTGCGATGCAAATCAGCGACCATCCGTCTGCGTTCACCCTGTCACGCCAAAACATGCCAACGCTCGATCGCACGAAATTTGCAGCCGCCAGCGGTTGCAGCCGTGGTGCTTACATCCTGAGCGATTGTGATGGAACGCCCGACGTTATCTTGATGGCCAGCGGTAGTGAGTTGTCGCTGTGTGTTGAAGCATCCGAGACATTGACGGCGGAAGGCAAGAAAGTACGAGTTGTCAGTATGCCCTGCATGGAACTATTCGCTCAGCAAGAACAGTCGTATATCGACGAGGTGTTGCCTCCAGCGGTGACAAACCGCGTCGCTGTGGAAGCGGGAATCCGAATGTGCTGGGATCGCTGGATCGGCAGTGCAGGGAAGTTCGTCGGTATGAGTGGTTTCGGAGTCAGTGCACCCTACGACGAAGTCTACAAGCATTTCCAAATCGACGCCGAAGGTATCGCCAAGGCCGCAAAGGGTTAG